One window from the genome of Veillonellaceae bacterium encodes:
- a CDS encoding PAS domain S-box protein has translation MYAAGALNNKVVYLAKDDDYNEYFESTTNGIICLDSSLRIKNLNREAERICGVDRSKVLGKRADNVFEHYGHKFLRIFTLSEYDDIYTTSLKINIKDQVLYLHVDTLKLLDSSGSVSGMIVIMQDVSAVRAAIKQIQTTQMLMSLGELAAGVAHHVRTPLTTISGYLQVMLGRLKDDQYTVRRDLLEMMLGEVSYINEVVKELVLFAKPPVKKTPGVNINRLLEQALLLTFKELGGEKVAINKQLADSLPCINADANLIEQAIVNIMQNAVEAMPDEGVLTLKTWLNSDLNMIVIAITDTGAGVATEILPRIFEPFYTTKLDRMGLGLPIAHRIVSEHGGFINISSDDQGGTKVSIYMPIIDGRLNHLSIVHQQILNLQ, from the coding sequence ATGTACGCAGCCGGTGCTCTTAACAATAAAGTCGTATACTTGGCTAAAGATGATGATTATAATGAGTATTTTGAATCTACAACAAATGGAATTATTTGCTTAGATAGCTCACTTAGAATAAAAAACCTCAATCGTGAGGCAGAGAGAATCTGCGGAGTAGACCGATCAAAGGTCTTAGGTAAACGCGCTGATAATGTGTTTGAGCACTACGGGCACAAATTTCTGCGAATCTTTACTTTATCAGAATACGATGACATTTACACTACTAGCCTTAAAATTAATATTAAGGACCAAGTATTATATTTACATGTTGATACTCTTAAATTACTTGATTCTTCGGGCAGTGTCAGCGGTATGATTGTCATTATGCAGGATGTATCCGCGGTTCGCGCCGCAATTAAGCAGATTCAGACTACACAAATGCTTATGTCGCTTGGAGAATTGGCAGCAGGCGTAGCACACCATGTTCGCACCCCGCTTACAACAATCAGCGGTTATCTTCAGGTTATGTTGGGCCGCCTCAAGGATGATCAATATACAGTGCGACGAGATTTACTGGAAATGATGTTGGGCGAAGTTTCTTATATCAACGAAGTTGTTAAAGAATTGGTGCTCTTTGCAAAACCGCCTGTAAAAAAGACGCCTGGCGTCAACATCAATCGTTTGCTGGAGCAAGCGCTGCTTTTAACTTTTAAAGAATTGGGTGGCGAAAAGGTCGCAATCAATAAACAGTTGGCTGATTCACTTCCTTGCATTAATGCTGATGCAAATCTAATCGAACAAGCAATTGTAAACATTATGCAAAATGCAGTTGAGGCTATGCCGGACGAAGGGGTTCTTACGCTAAAAACATGGCTTAATTCTGACTTAAATATGATAGTGATTGCTATTACTGATACTGGTGCTGGTGTAGCTACAGAAATATTGCCCAGGATATTTGAACCATTTTATACTACTAAATTAGATCGCATGGGGCTGGGTTTGCCAATCGCGCACCGGATTGTTTCTGAACATGGCGGTTTTATCAATATCAGCTCTGACGACCAAGGCGGGACAAAGGTTAGTATTTATATGCCAATTATTGATGGAAGATTAAATCATCTATCTATAGTACATCAACAAATTCTTAACCTTCAATAG
- a CDS encoding L,D-transpeptidase family protein has product MPVLTFQRAVYTALFLLLLVLPVYGECADISSPRIIINLPSRTLDLYSVNDFIKEYPIAIGKPSTPTPIGNFSIINKEVDPVWMPPRKGYVIPPGPDNPLGHRWMGFLPLYGIHGTNAPWAIGLAVSNGCVRMYEEDAQELFNIVDYGTPVKVTYDRAMVRIDRSGQVSVGIYPDIYGYGEVTAAEIYGKLEDCGLAGFVSETFIDDLIEQEADQQIPVARIVKLKVNNKYLNEFAVQSGNQLYVPVWAVAGALNQNIIWDEEVNIVRYKNRDVQSVVKGDVLYVSANDLHVLFGGQQLINSDDNCLAINMLEVFVNNKLITCEVQVLDGVLALPAVQLGQALGQKTVWNADKKLLLMKNRSLPYGLIDSQPYIKITQINEYYNAFVYWNQQECKIEITYPFKQ; this is encoded by the coding sequence ATGCCGGTGTTGACTTTTCAGAGAGCAGTCTATACTGCTTTATTTTTATTGCTGCTGGTACTGCCTGTTTACGGAGAATGCGCCGATATTTCATCGCCAAGAATCATTATTAATTTACCTAGCAGGACGTTAGATTTGTACTCGGTAAATGATTTTATTAAGGAATATCCAATAGCTATTGGCAAGCCATCCACGCCTACACCAATCGGAAATTTTTCAATCATTAATAAGGAAGTTGATCCGGTGTGGATGCCGCCCAGGAAGGGGTATGTTATCCCTCCCGGACCTGATAATCCGCTTGGACACCGTTGGATGGGGTTTTTGCCGCTTTATGGCATTCATGGCACTAACGCTCCATGGGCTATTGGGTTAGCGGTATCCAACGGGTGTGTTAGGATGTATGAAGAAGATGCTCAGGAATTGTTCAACATTGTAGACTATGGAACACCGGTCAAAGTCACGTATGATAGAGCGATGGTGCGAATTGATAGAAGTGGGCAGGTATCAGTTGGTATCTATCCCGATATTTATGGATACGGAGAAGTGACTGCTGCTGAAATATATGGCAAGTTGGAGGACTGTGGTTTGGCTGGCTTTGTTAGTGAAACATTCATCGACGATCTAATCGAGCAGGAAGCTGATCAACAGATACCTGTTGCACGCATAGTAAAATTGAAGGTTAATAACAAGTATCTTAATGAATTCGCCGTACAGAGCGGCAACCAACTATATGTACCGGTTTGGGCAGTAGCGGGGGCTTTAAATCAAAATATTATATGGGATGAGGAAGTTAATATTGTTCGCTACAAAAACAGAGATGTTCAAAGTGTGGTTAAGGGCGATGTATTATACGTTTCAGCTAACGATCTTCATGTTCTATTTGGTGGCCAGCAGCTTATTAATTCCGACGATAATTGTCTTGCGATAAATATGTTGGAGGTTTTTGTAAACAATAAACTTATTACATGCGAAGTTCAAGTTCTGGACGGAGTTTTGGCTCTACCTGCAGTCCAATTAGGTCAAGCGCTTGGTCAAAAAACAGTTTGGAATGCAGATAAGAAATTATTGTTAATGAAGAACCGCTCGTTACCCTACGGCTTGATCGATAGTCAGCCATATATTAAGATAACTCAGATCAATGAATACTATAACGCCTTTGTATATTGGAATCAGCAAGAGTGTAAAATCGAGATAACCTATCCGTTTAAACAATAG
- the polA gene encoding DNA polymerase I, with product MSHTFVIIDGSSLTHRAFYALPLLSTASGQYTNAVYGFATMLVKLVQDVKPDSIVVAFDKGKITFRNYKYSEYKANRKATPSELVEQFPLVKELLKAFGITVIEKEGFEADDIIGTLASKAAAQNLDVIIVTGDRDALQLIGPNTKVMLTKKGISEMELFNEKAFQTKYGILPRQLIDLKGLMGDSSDNIPGVPGIGEKTATKLISQFGSIENLLNNVDKVSGKKVQENIRNNTDIAILSKQLATIVCDMDLDFAVNDFSFNPVRDRVNEFLLKFEFKSLMARIGNIFVDEIKPQAALVESQAPAANIITGIEAVEDIIAEAHQLKKLIFYPVLQGKVPAVNLKGMAVISHGDAVYISCENPGWDKLIELLSVPGIQKVTYDSKAIYAACNKMSRKVAGNFFDVLLAAYLLDPTAAEYPLTSLNSDYTGKYTNFTETSFESTLDYAAWACKSIYELYPILSSLLIETELSKLFYEIEMPLVEVLAAIENAGIKVDTPYLDFMNMEISRRIERLLEDIYITAGEQFNVNSTKQLGVVLFDKLKLPIIKKTKTGYSTDAEVLEKLAGHHPIIDKLLEYRMLTKLKSTYLDGLRPLINTESLRIHSHFNQTVTATGRLSSSEPNLQNIPIRTDIGRRIRELFIPGKEFKYIMSADYSQIELRVLAHMSGDPTLIEAFKENEDVHTRTASKVFGVPLTEVTPEMRSRAKAVNFGIVYGISDYGLSRDIGVSRSEAGQYIDSYFEKYSGVKNFINNVVASARKQGFVTTMLGRRRYLPDINSSNFNKRSFAERTAMNTPIQGTAADIIKKAMIDVYHELEKAKTKSRILLQVHDELVLEVADDEVEVVSEIVKRTMEKAIKLDVPLVAEIKLGKNWAEAK from the coding sequence ATGTCCCATACATTTGTGATTATTGATGGCAGCAGTTTAACCCATCGGGCTTTTTACGCGCTGCCTCTATTGAGTACAGCAAGTGGTCAATATACTAATGCTGTTTATGGTTTTGCTACAATGCTTGTCAAGTTAGTTCAAGATGTAAAACCGGATTCTATTGTTGTTGCTTTTGATAAAGGCAAGATAACCTTTCGAAACTATAAGTACAGCGAATATAAAGCAAACCGAAAGGCAACTCCCAGTGAACTGGTGGAACAGTTCCCTCTGGTCAAGGAACTGCTCAAAGCCTTTGGTATTACGGTTATTGAAAAAGAAGGCTTTGAAGCCGATGATATTATCGGTACCCTAGCAAGCAAAGCAGCTGCGCAGAACTTAGACGTTATTATTGTCACTGGCGACCGTGATGCGCTCCAATTAATTGGCCCAAACACTAAGGTCATGCTCACGAAAAAAGGCATTTCGGAGATGGAGCTGTTTAATGAAAAAGCGTTTCAGACAAAGTACGGTATTTTGCCGAGACAGTTAATAGATCTCAAAGGGCTTATGGGTGACAGTTCCGATAATATTCCGGGAGTTCCCGGCATTGGTGAAAAAACTGCTACTAAGCTGATAAGTCAATTTGGCTCAATTGAAAACTTATTGAATAATGTTGATAAAGTATCAGGGAAAAAGGTTCAAGAAAATATACGCAACAATACGGATATTGCAATTTTATCCAAACAACTTGCGACCATTGTTTGCGATATGGACCTCGATTTCGCAGTTAACGACTTTTCGTTTAACCCTGTGCGTGACAGGGTTAACGAGTTTCTGCTTAAATTTGAATTTAAAAGCTTAATGGCGAGAATTGGAAATATTTTTGTCGACGAAATCAAGCCGCAAGCTGCTTTAGTAGAAAGTCAGGCGCCGGCAGCTAATATCATTACAGGCATTGAAGCGGTAGAAGATATTATTGCTGAGGCACATCAATTAAAAAAGCTGATTTTTTACCCTGTTTTGCAGGGTAAGGTGCCTGCCGTAAATTTAAAGGGTATGGCTGTTATTAGTCATGGTGATGCGGTTTATATTTCTTGTGAAAACCCTGGTTGGGACAAACTTATTGAGCTTTTGTCTGTTCCGGGCATCCAAAAAGTAACCTATGACTCAAAGGCTATTTATGCTGCTTGCAACAAAATGAGCAGAAAAGTTGCGGGGAATTTCTTCGACGTATTATTGGCCGCCTATCTTCTTGATCCTACGGCAGCAGAATATCCTCTGACGTCGTTAAATTCCGACTATACTGGGAAGTATACCAATTTTACCGAAACTAGCTTTGAATCAACTTTAGACTATGCCGCTTGGGCATGTAAATCTATTTACGAGTTATATCCAATACTTTCTAGCTTACTAATCGAAACCGAGCTTAGTAAATTGTTTTATGAGATAGAAATGCCGCTAGTAGAGGTACTGGCTGCAATCGAGAACGCTGGGATAAAAGTAGATACCCCATATCTAGATTTCATGAATATGGAGATTTCGCGGAGAATTGAGAGACTGTTAGAGGATATATATATAACTGCCGGAGAGCAGTTTAATGTAAATTCTACTAAGCAGCTAGGGGTAGTGCTGTTTGATAAATTGAAACTGCCAATAATTAAGAAAACCAAAACTGGTTATTCCACCGATGCTGAAGTACTCGAAAAACTAGCTGGTCATCATCCGATTATTGATAAGCTGTTAGAATACCGGATGCTGACTAAATTGAAATCAACTTATCTTGATGGGCTAAGACCATTAATAAATACGGAAAGTTTAAGAATTCATAGCCACTTCAATCAGACAGTGACTGCTACAGGACGGCTCAGTAGCTCGGAACCCAATCTGCAAAATATTCCAATTCGGACAGATATTGGTCGACGAATCCGGGAGTTATTTATTCCTGGAAAAGAATTTAAATATATAATGTCGGCTGATTATTCGCAGATAGAACTTAGAGTTCTGGCACATATGTCGGGTGATCCAACTCTAATTGAAGCGTTTAAAGAGAATGAAGATGTTCACACTCGGACGGCGTCTAAAGTTTTTGGTGTTCCGCTAACAGAGGTTACACCCGAAATGCGTTCGCGAGCCAAAGCAGTTAATTTTGGCATTGTATACGGCATCAGCGACTATGGGTTATCACGAGATATTGGAGTAAGCCGAAGTGAAGCCGGACAATATATCGATAGTTATTTTGAAAAATATAGCGGAGTCAAAAACTTTATAAATAATGTAGTCGCTAGCGCGCGTAAGCAAGGTTTTGTTACAACAATGTTAGGCAGACGACGCTATTTGCCTGATATTAACAGCAGTAATTTTAATAAACGCTCCTTTGCCGAGCGTACAGCGATGAATACACCGATACAAGGGACAGCAGCCGACATAATAAAAAAAGCTATGATTGATGTTTACCATGAGCTTGAAAAGGCAAAAACTAAAAGTAGAATATTACTGCAGGTTCATGATGAACTTGTTTTAGAGGTAGCTGATGATGAGGTCGAAGTTGTATCCGAGATTGTAAAACGGACCATGGAAAAGGCAATTAAGTTAGATGTGCCTTTGGTGGCTGAAATTAAGCTTGGCAAGAATTGGGCAGAAGCTAAATAA
- the mutM gene encoding DNA-formamidopyrimidine glycosylase → MPELPEVETIRRSLEGRVVGKRVRFVDVLLPRLIKWPTAEKFQAIITGKKILFLKRRGKYLLFGLEDDLIIVVHLRMTGQLLYSDTDVELDRFARIVFYLENDEILQYADSRTLGTLYAMSSDELWRIAGLSNMGPEPLSADFTLDYLKNGIKKRKGNIKALLLNQQFIGGLGNIYVDECLAIAGIRPERSAASINPEEAARLFCAINQVICDGIEHGGTTFRDYRDGTGQSGSHQFHLYVYGRKSQPCLKCGTPIVKTEVAGRGTHYCPNCQR, encoded by the coding sequence ATGCCGGAATTACCTGAAGTCGAAACAATCCGACGCAGTCTTGAAGGCAGAGTGGTAGGAAAGAGGGTCAGATTTGTTGATGTATTGTTGCCGCGTTTAATTAAATGGCCAACGGCGGAAAAGTTTCAAGCCATTATTACTGGTAAAAAAATTCTGTTCTTAAAAAGACGCGGCAAATATTTGCTTTTTGGCTTGGAAGACGATCTAATTATTGTCGTCCATCTCAGGATGACTGGACAATTGCTCTACTCGGATACTGATGTAGAGCTTGACAGATTCGCTAGGATTGTATTTTATTTAGAGAATGATGAGATACTTCAATATGCCGATTCTCGTACACTAGGGACTTTGTATGCCATGTCGTCAGACGAGTTATGGCGAATAGCAGGTCTTTCAAATATGGGGCCGGAGCCACTGTCTGCTGATTTTACGCTTGACTATTTGAAAAATGGGATAAAAAAGCGCAAGGGCAATATAAAAGCTTTGCTACTTAATCAGCAATTCATCGGCGGTTTGGGGAATATTTATGTAGATGAGTGTTTGGCTATTGCCGGGATACGTCCTGAGCGTTCGGCTGCGAGTATCAATCCAGAGGAGGCCGCTCGGTTATTTTGCGCCATAAACCAAGTCATTTGTGACGGAATTGAGCACGGTGGCACCACATTTCGTGACTACCGCGACGGAACCGGCCAAAGTGGAAGCCATCAATTCCATCTCTATGTTTATGGGCGAAAATCACAGCCTTGTTTAAAGTGTGGAACTCCGATAGTAAAAACAGAAGTTGCAGGCAGGGGGACGCATTATTGTCCAAATTGCCAACGATAA
- a CDS encoding dephospho-CoA kinase: MRIIGLTGGIASGKSTVSAILRNEGAYIIDTDQIAHDITLPQEPAWREIVEKFGKEILSSDGTIDRRKLGQIVFNDKKKRIILEQITHPRIRSKVIQEIEEANLKAYSVVVLDVPLLFEVGWNEMADEIWVVYVDEQTQLSRLIARNNLSRQEAMDRIAAQKSLADKVRLADVVIDNNCSVESTQAQVIAALYQAKTEGHDS, encoded by the coding sequence ATGCGTATTATCGGCTTAACTGGCGGAATTGCAAGCGGGAAAAGTACCGTAAGTGCCATACTCCGCAATGAAGGAGCATATATAATTGATACCGATCAAATTGCTCATGATATAACTTTACCTCAGGAACCGGCTTGGCGGGAGATAGTTGAGAAGTTTGGCAAAGAGATACTTTCAAGTGACGGTACTATTGATAGAAGAAAACTCGGCCAAATTGTATTTAATGATAAGAAAAAGCGCATCATCTTAGAGCAAATTACTCATCCAAGGATAAGAAGTAAAGTGATTCAGGAAATTGAAGAGGCGAACCTAAAGGCATACAGTGTGGTAGTACTTGATGTACCGCTGCTGTTTGAAGTTGGTTGGAATGAAATGGCGGACGAGATATGGGTGGTATATGTTGACGAGCAAACACAACTTTCCCGTCTAATAGCGCGTAATAATTTGTCGAGACAAGAGGCTATGGACAGGATTGCTGCCCAAAAGAGTTTAGCTGATAAAGTAAGGTTGGCAGATGTCGTTATTGATAATAATTGCAGCGTTGAAAGTACACAGGCTCAAGTTATAGCCGCATTGTACCAGGCTAAAACAGAGGGTCATGACAGTTAA
- a CDS encoding lytic transglycosylase domain-containing protein translates to MRKLTRMKVLVFGLLFLFVCAYLGYNSDWFQKKFLYPFPYQELVSKYSAKNNLDPYLVAAVIRTESKFVSKARSPKGATGLMQMMPETAKWVAEQTDFEDFTLNYLEDPEVSIRLGTWYLASLKKEFNNNEVLVLAAYNGGRGNVKQWMRQYGWTMSFRDINQIPYQETREYVGKVLRSKQQYRELYSQ, encoded by the coding sequence TTGCGGAAGTTGACCCGGATGAAAGTCCTGGTATTTGGTTTACTATTTCTATTCGTTTGTGCTTATCTTGGATATAACAGTGATTGGTTTCAAAAAAAATTTCTCTATCCTTTTCCATATCAGGAGCTAGTTTCAAAATATTCAGCCAAGAACAATCTGGATCCATATCTTGTAGCAGCGGTTATTAGGACCGAAAGTAAATTTGTAAGTAAAGCTCGATCACCTAAAGGGGCCACGGGTTTAATGCAGATGATGCCGGAAACGGCTAAGTGGGTAGCCGAACAGACTGATTTTGAGGACTTTACATTGAATTACCTTGAGGATCCGGAAGTGAGTATTCGTCTTGGTACATGGTATTTAGCTTCTTTAAAGAAAGAGTTCAACAACAACGAGGTTCTGGTACTTGCTGCTTATAATGGTGGACGCGGAAACGTTAAACAGTGGATGCGTCAATATGGATGGACGATGTCATTTCGAGATATAAATCAAATACCCTATCAGGAAACCCGTGAGTATGTCGGTAAAGTTTTACGCAGTAAACAACAATATCGAGAACTTTACTCACAATAA
- a CDS encoding peptide ABC transporter substrate-binding protein — MLTRLVVAIRLRRSLQLRLGRMPLLLFVMLCIFVAGCGNTEKMPSQAKEIAMGGQLKFGSLYEPNTLNPLLSELLTVSEVGMLIFSGLTVMNDKGEWLPDLAAEVPTLQNGGVSQDGLVVTYKLKQGVTWHDGAPFTAEDVKFTWQMITNPKINVFQREGYNKIVAIETPDKYTVTIRFKEYYPPYLTLFNFVMPKHILASVEDINKSAFNRAPIGTGPFKLKKWHLAEAIVLEANPSYFRGKPNLDSIVYKIVPDQNILLSQLKAGELDIVNNIDSAQLDQVKAIDAIQVYITPSLVWEHLDFNLDNRLFQDVRVRQAIMYSIDRRSIVNNILKDAAILASETTNPARDVDRARDLLIQAGWKQGSDGIFAKDGQKLIFSLTITAGNKVRESAAQLIADQLREVGIGVEVSTVDQGLFFEDVLKTRKFQTAMYSWVLGVEPDIYSLWHSKRIPTSSNGYTGQNYPGWRNAEVDGLVEASTRTIDVEKRRQIYYRVQEIMERECPVVPLYYRANIDAVKKNVVNYKSNPSCSGNLWNAWEWGFSAK, encoded by the coding sequence ATATTGACTAGATTAGTTGTAGCGATACGGCTAAGGAGGAGCTTACAGTTGAGATTGGGTAGAATGCCGCTTCTTTTATTTGTGATGTTGTGCATTTTTGTTGCGGGATGCGGAAATACCGAAAAGATGCCAAGCCAAGCAAAGGAAATTGCGATGGGTGGTCAATTGAAATTTGGAAGCCTTTATGAACCAAATACACTTAACCCACTCTTATCAGAATTATTAACAGTGTCAGAAGTAGGAATGTTAATATTCAGCGGGTTAACTGTAATGAATGATAAAGGAGAATGGCTGCCGGATTTAGCAGCTGAGGTACCAACGCTGCAGAACGGCGGGGTGAGTCAAGATGGCCTGGTAGTTACTTACAAATTAAAACAGGGCGTTACTTGGCATGATGGTGCGCCATTTACTGCGGAGGATGTAAAATTCACCTGGCAAATGATTACCAATCCTAAAATTAACGTTTTTCAGCGAGAAGGTTATAATAAAATAGTAGCTATTGAAACCCCTGATAAATATACAGTTACAATTAGGTTCAAAGAATACTACCCACCTTATTTAACACTCTTTAATTTTGTAATGCCTAAACACATTTTAGCTAGTGTAGAAGATATAAACAAGTCTGCTTTCAACAGGGCCCCAATTGGGACTGGGCCGTTTAAACTTAAAAAATGGCACTTAGCAGAAGCCATTGTATTAGAAGCAAATCCATCTTACTTCCGAGGTAAACCAAACCTTGACAGTATTGTTTATAAGATTGTACCCGACCAGAATATCCTTTTATCGCAGCTTAAGGCAGGAGAATTAGATATTGTTAATAATATAGATTCGGCCCAACTGGACCAAGTTAAAGCTATCGATGCAATCCAAGTCTACATAACACCGAGTCTAGTCTGGGAGCATCTAGATTTCAATTTAGATAACCGGCTATTTCAAGATGTTCGTGTGCGGCAAGCAATTATGTACTCGATTGATCGTCGGAGTATAGTCAATAATATTCTGAAGGATGCAGCCATCCTGGCGAGTGAAACAACTAACCCTGCCAGGGACGTAGACCGGGCTCGTGATTTACTAATTCAAGCTGGTTGGAAACAAGGCTCAGACGGTATCTTCGCAAAAGATGGTCAGAAATTAATATTCTCTCTGACCATTACAGCAGGAAACAAAGTGCGTGAGTCCGCTGCTCAATTAATTGCAGATCAGTTGCGAGAGGTTGGAATTGGGGTTGAAGTTAGTACAGTAGACCAAGGATTATTTTTTGAAGACGTATTAAAAACCCGAAAATTCCAGACAGCCATGTATAGTTGGGTGCTTGGCGTTGAGCCTGATATTTATAGTTTATGGCATTCTAAAAGAATCCCGACAAGTTCAAACGGGTATACCGGACAAAATTATCCCGGCTGGCGCAACGCCGAGGTTGATGGCTTAGTCGAGGCTAGCACACGTACAATCGATGTAGAGAAAAGAAGGCAAATATATTATCGCGTACAAGAAATAATGGAACGAGAATGTCCTGTGGTTCCATTATATTACAGAGCAAACATTGATGCCGTAAAAAAGAATGTTGTAAATTATAAATCAAACCCTTCGTGTTCAGGCAATCTATGGAATGCCTGGGAATGGGGTTTTAGTGCCAAGTAA
- a CDS encoding aspartate carbamoyltransferase catalytic subunit has translation MMKKAMKHKKDILGLESMTVHEIDTILKTAREMKAIINRDIKKAPTLRGKSIVNLFFEPSTRTRTSFELAGKYLGADVVNINTSASSLVKGESLRDTLLTVEAMGVDIIVMRHQAEGAADYAAKIVNSAIVNAGDGAHEHPTQGLLDIFTIQQYKEKIKGLKVAIIGDIMHSRVARSNIWGLNKLGAEVHVAGPQTLIPRDFERMGVKVHYKIEDAIDEADVVNVLRIQLERQKTGLFPSAREYARIFGVNAKRLALAKPDALLLHPGPMNRGLEIAPDIAYGTHSAIQEQVQNGLAVRMAVLFQVLIGGNQIETIA, from the coding sequence ATGATGAAGAAAGCAATGAAACACAAGAAGGATATTCTTGGGCTTGAAAGCATGACGGTACATGAAATCGACACAATTCTAAAAACCGCGCGGGAAATGAAAGCAATAATCAACCGGGATATCAAGAAAGCGCCGACTCTCCGTGGAAAATCAATCGTTAATCTCTTTTTCGAACCAAGCACTCGGACAAGAACATCGTTTGAATTGGCTGGCAAGTATCTAGGAGCCGACGTCGTGAATATTAATACATCTGCGAGTAGTCTTGTTAAAGGTGAAAGTCTGCGTGACACCCTACTTACTGTTGAGGCAATGGGCGTGGATATTATTGTCATGCGGCACCAGGCAGAAGGCGCTGCAGATTACGCGGCTAAAATAGTAAACTCGGCCATTGTAAATGCTGGTGATGGGGCGCATGAGCACCCGACTCAAGGTTTACTTGATATATTTACCATTCAGCAATACAAAGAGAAAATAAAAGGCTTAAAAGTTGCAATTATCGGTGACATTATGCATAGTCGTGTAGCAAGATCGAATATCTGGGGGCTGAACAAACTCGGGGCTGAGGTGCATGTTGCCGGACCACAGACACTAATTCCCCGCGATTTCGAAAGAATGGGGGTTAAGGTTCATTATAAAATAGAAGATGCCATTGATGAGGCTGATGTTGTTAACGTCTTACGGATCCAACTGGAAAGACAGAAGACGGGTCTATTCCCGTCGGCTCGTGAGTATGCAAGAATTTTTGGCGTAAACGCTAAGCGATTGGCGTTAGCCAAGCCGGATGCGCTGTTGTTGCACCCGGGCCCTATGAATCGAGGCTTAGAGATAGCACCGGATATTGCTTACGGTACGCATTCAGCTATACAAGAACAGGTTCAAAATGGCTTAGCTGTAAGGATGGCTGTACTATTCCAAGTATTGATAGGGGGTAATCAAATTGAAACTATTGCTTAA
- a CDS encoding dihydroorotase has translation MKLLLKGGRVISPLQKLDDIADVLIDSGLITAIGKNLSSTDAKVYDAKSLIISPGLIDMHVHLREPGLEAKEDIGSGTRAAAAGGFTTIACMPNTKPVVDNSMLVAGIIQRAQAEGKVNVRVIGALSKGQEGQELAEIGDMILTGAVAISDDGHYVQNAQLLKNALEYTNIFNKAIISHAEDEALAGEGFMHEGAVSARIGLKGRPSVAEDIAVARDIMLAEYSCSPIHIAHVSSKGAVELIRQAKQRGVRVTAEVTPHHITLTDEDVSGFNPAYKVNPPLRSDDHREALIEGLKDGTIDVIASDHAPHAYEEKDREFRFAPSGFAGLETSLGVVLTSLYHTGRFSIADIIYKMSVAPARILGIEGGTLEVGNKADITIIDPDCEWIVDSSVFYTKGKHTPFDGCKLKGKAVAAIVGGHIVMRNGEVIE, from the coding sequence TTGAAACTATTGCTTAAAGGCGGCAGAGTAATCAGCCCGCTTCAGAAACTAGATGATATAGCTGATGTTTTAATTGACAGTGGCCTGATTACAGCGATAGGAAAGAATTTGTCGTCAACAGATGCAAAAGTGTATGATGCTAAGAGCTTGATAATTTCCCCAGGTTTAATTGATATGCATGTCCATTTGCGAGAACCGGGTCTCGAGGCCAAAGAAGATATTGGGTCTGGAACTAGAGCGGCAGCAGCGGGCGGTTTTACTACAATTGCCTGTATGCCGAATACTAAACCAGTAGTAGATAACTCTATGCTGGTAGCCGGGATAATTCAGAGAGCTCAAGCTGAAGGCAAAGTCAATGTAAGAGTAATCGGCGCACTAAGTAAGGGTCAGGAAGGACAAGAATTGGCCGAAATTGGTGATATGATTTTAACAGGTGCAGTAGCTATATCTGATGACGGTCATTATGTCCAAAATGCTCAACTGCTAAAAAATGCGCTAGAGTATACGAATATTTTTAATAAAGCAATAATATCACATGCTGAAGACGAAGCCTTAGCTGGAGAAGGTTTTATGCACGAAGGCGCCGTATCTGCGCGTATCGGACTCAAAGGGAGGCCCTCAGTTGCTGAAGATATTGCGGTTGCTCGTGATATCATGCTTGCCGAATATTCATGTTCGCCGATTCATATCGCCCATGTCAGCAGTAAGGGGGCTGTTGAACTGATTCGCCAAGCGAAACAGAGGGGGGTAAGGGTGACTGCAGAAGTAACGCCCCATCACATTACTCTAACCGATGAAGATGTAAGTGGTTTCAATCCGGCCTATAAGGTCAATCCGCCGCTAAGATCAGATGACCATAGAGAAGCTCTGATTGAAGGACTAAAAGATGGAACAATAGATGTTATAGCATCTGACCATGCTCCGCATGCGTATGAGGAAAAAGACCGAGAATTTAGGTTTGCGCCAAGCGGCTTTGCAGGGTTGGAGACTTCATTGGGGGTTGTACTAACTAGTCTGTATCACACTGGAAGATTTTCGATTGCGGATATTATTTATAAGATGTCTGTTGCTCCGGCCCGTATTTTGGGGATTGAGGGTGGAACACTAGAGGTTGGAAATAAAGCTGACATAACGATCATTGACCCTGACTGCGAGTGGATAGTAGATAGCTCGGTATTCTATACTAAAGGAAAACACACACCATTCGATGGCTGTAAACTAAAAGGAAAAGCGGTGGCAGCAATAGTGGGTGGACATATCGTTATGAGGAATGGAGAGGTGATTGAATGA